In one window of Sciurus carolinensis chromosome X, mSciCar1.2, whole genome shotgun sequence DNA:
- the LOC124971336 gene encoding diphosphoinositol polyphosphate phosphohydrolase 3-beta — translation MKCKPNQTRTYDPEGFKKRAACLCFRSEREDEVLLVSSSRYPDRWIVPGGGMEPEEEPGGAAVREVYEEAGVKGKLGRLLGVFEQNQDRKHRTYVYVLTVTELLEDWEDSISIGRKREWFKIEDAIKVLQCHKPVHAEYLEKLKLGGSPTNGNSVAASASQSDP, via the coding sequence ATGAAGTGCAAGCCGAACCAGACGCGGACCTACGACCCCGAGGGCTTCAAGAAGCGGGCGGCGTGCCTGTGCTTCCGCAGCGAGCGCGAGGACGAGGTGCTGCTGGTGAGCAGCAGCCGCTACCCGGACCGCTGGATCGTGCCCGGCGGGGGCATGGAGCCCGAGGAGGAGCCGGGCGGCGCGGCGGTGCGAGAGGTGTACGAAGAGGCGGGAGTCAAGGGGAAGTTGGGCCGGCTCCTGGGCGTTTTCGAACAGAACCAAGATCGCAAGCACAGGACGTACGTGTATGTACTGACTGTCACCGAGCTGCTGGAAGACTGGGAAGATTCCATTAGCATCGGGCGCAAGCGAGAGTGGTTCAAGATCGAAGATGCCATCAAGGTCCTGCAGTGCCACAAGCCCGTGCACGCCGAGTACCTGGAGAAACTGAAGCTGGGCGGCTCCCCGACCAATGGAAACTCCGTGGCCGCGTCCGCGTCGCAGAGCGATCCCTA